A window from Vibrio cortegadensis encodes these proteins:
- a CDS encoding sensor histidine kinase, with the protein MELVLSLLQQMCVYLVLAYMLSKTPIFLPLLNISSRFSHKFSCYVLFSLFCIMGTYFGLQINDAIANTRAIGAVMGGLFGGPIVGFAVGLTGGIHRYTLGGFTDVACAISTTAEGLIGGLLHIYLVRKDKSEQLFNPVVVFSITLVAEIVQMLLLLLVAKPFDQAYALVSDIAAPMIIANSVGAALFMSILQDRKTIFEKYSATFSRRALSIADRSVGILHTGFNSENAEKIARIVYEETNVGAVAITDKEKILAFVGIGDDHHKPNTVISSQCTLSSMEKNDIIYLDGTENPYQCSISSECKLGSALIIPLRAGSEVVGTIKLYEPRRKLFSTINMSMAEGIAQLLSSQILYCDYQQQQTLLTQAEIKLLHAQVNPHFLFNALNTISAITRRDPDKARELIQHLSHFFRSNLKQNIETVTLKDELAHVNAYLTIEKARFTDRLEVEFDIEPRLLEVKIPSFTLQPLVENAIKHGISNLLEGGCVKIYSQQCKQGYQIVVEDNAGAYVKPESDHSGLGLDIVSKRLTNKLGRDITLKIEVKPQHYTRMSFIILPSNQADH; encoded by the coding sequence ATGGAATTGGTTTTATCTCTGCTTCAGCAGATGTGTGTTTACCTTGTACTGGCCTACATGCTAAGTAAAACACCCATTTTTTTGCCTCTACTGAACATCTCATCTCGTTTCAGTCATAAGTTCAGTTGCTACGTTTTATTCTCCCTTTTTTGTATCATGGGCACCTATTTCGGTTTGCAGATCAACGATGCGATAGCCAATACCAGAGCCATTGGCGCGGTAATGGGCGGGCTATTTGGAGGCCCAATTGTCGGATTTGCTGTCGGTCTAACTGGCGGAATACACCGTTATACATTAGGTGGATTTACCGATGTAGCTTGTGCCATTTCAACGACAGCTGAAGGCTTAATTGGCGGACTACTGCATATTTACTTAGTACGTAAAGATAAGAGCGAGCAACTGTTTAATCCGGTGGTGGTATTTAGCATCACTCTGGTTGCGGAAATTGTTCAAATGCTGCTGCTTCTATTGGTCGCTAAACCTTTCGACCAAGCTTATGCTCTCGTCTCTGATATTGCAGCACCAATGATCATCGCAAACTCCGTTGGTGCAGCCCTTTTCATGAGTATCCTTCAGGACAGGAAAACCATTTTTGAAAAATATTCAGCCACTTTCTCACGTCGAGCACTCTCGATTGCAGATCGCTCTGTCGGCATTTTGCACACCGGGTTCAACTCCGAAAATGCAGAAAAAATTGCTCGTATCGTTTACGAAGAGACCAACGTCGGCGCTGTCGCCATCACAGATAAAGAGAAAATTCTCGCGTTTGTCGGCATTGGCGATGATCACCATAAACCCAATACTGTCATATCTTCTCAATGCACCCTCTCCTCTATGGAGAAAAACGATATTATCTATTTAGATGGGACAGAAAATCCTTACCAGTGCTCAATTTCTTCTGAATGTAAACTTGGTTCAGCACTCATTATCCCTCTGAGAGCAGGAAGCGAGGTGGTTGGAACCATTAAGTTGTATGAACCTCGTAGGAAACTCTTCTCGACGATTAATATGTCGATGGCAGAAGGGATTGCCCAACTTCTTTCAAGCCAGATCCTTTATTGTGACTATCAACAGCAGCAGACCTTACTCACTCAAGCGGAGATCAAATTGCTGCACGCACAAGTTAACCCGCATTTTCTGTTTAATGCACTTAATACCATTAGTGCGATCACGCGCAGAGATCCAGACAAAGCACGAGAACTCATACAGCACCTTTCACACTTCTTCCGTAGCAACTTAAAGCAGAATATCGAGACGGTGACGCTGAAAGATGAGTTGGCACACGTCAATGCATACCTAACCATAGAAAAGGCGAGATTTACCGATAGGTTAGAGGTTGAATTTGATATCGAGCCTAGGTTACTGGAAGTCAAAATCCCTAGTTTTACTCTGCAACCTTTAGTCGAAAACGCGATTAAACACGGTATTTCAAATTTACTGGAAGGTGGCTGCGTCAAGATTTATAGCCAACAATGTAAGCAGGGCTATCAAATTGTGGTGGAGGATAATGCGGGAGCTTATGTTAAACCGGAGTCTGATCACTCGGGGTTAGGCTTAGATATTGTAAGCAAACGCCTCACCAATAAGTTGGGCCGTGACATAACACTAAAAATAGAAGTAAAACCACAGCACTACACTCGAATGAGCTTTATCATTCTTCCTTCAAATCAAGCTGACCATTAA
- the btsR gene encoding two-component system response regulator BtsR, with product MLTALVIDDELFAREELAELLAQTGEIDVVDLASNAIEGLQKINSLKPDVVFLDIQMPQISGIELLSMLDPDTMPTVVFVTAFDQYAIQAFEDNAFDYLLKPVDPCRLKKTVSRLVKVARFNAQSEPQNIAAIAPTHLDQIPCVGHNRIMIIATENVECAYSDISGVHVRTQNQTASTQLTLKNLEEKTDLIRCHRQYLVSIKAIKEIKLLENGLAEILTLTDYEIPVSRRFLKALKETLGIQ from the coding sequence ATGTTAACTGCACTTGTCATAGATGATGAACTTTTTGCTCGGGAAGAGCTTGCAGAGTTACTGGCACAAACGGGCGAAATTGATGTCGTCGATCTTGCAAGCAACGCTATCGAAGGCCTACAGAAGATCAACAGTTTGAAACCTGATGTGGTTTTTCTCGATATTCAGATGCCTCAGATTTCAGGTATCGAACTGTTGAGCATGCTGGATCCTGACACCATGCCAACGGTGGTGTTTGTGACGGCTTTTGATCAATACGCAATACAAGCTTTTGAAGATAATGCTTTTGATTATCTTTTGAAACCTGTCGATCCTTGCCGCCTAAAGAAAACCGTTTCTCGTCTCGTTAAAGTTGCCCGTTTTAACGCTCAATCCGAGCCACAAAACATCGCTGCGATTGCTCCCACGCACTTAGACCAGATTCCTTGTGTTGGACATAATCGTATTATGATCATTGCTACAGAAAACGTTGAATGTGCCTATAGTGATATCAGTGGTGTACATGTTAGGACGCAAAACCAAACCGCATCGACTCAGTTAACGCTGAAAAATTTGGAAGAGAAAACTGACTTGATCCGGTGTCACCGCCAGTATTTGGTCAGCATAAAAGCGATTAAAGAGATCAAACTATTGGAAAATGGATTGGCCGAGATCCTCACACTGACGGATTATGAAATTCCAGTCAGTCGACGGTTTTTAAAAGCTCTGAAAGAGACCCTAGGGATCCAGTAG
- a CDS encoding DUF2799 domain-containing protein, with the protein MCTINEYYKGLNVRKTIVVGLLIGLAGCAASTQQLAEDGDWSEIGYRDGLRGQTQRSYSALNKFGQANQADYDQGYLKGVAEYCNPDHAYQIGLSGFNYEGVCEGTEEAQRFRMEWQRGWADSNN; encoded by the coding sequence ATGTGCACCATAAATGAGTACTACAAAGGATTGAACGTGAGAAAAACAATAGTAGTTGGCCTGTTAATTGGTTTGGCGGGATGCGCGGCATCGACACAGCAGTTAGCAGAAGATGGAGATTGGTCTGAAATTGGATACCGTGACGGGTTAAGAGGCCAGACTCAACGCAGTTATAGTGCGTTGAATAAGTTTGGGCAGGCAAATCAAGCCGATTATGACCAAGGTTACCTAAAAGGTGTGGCGGAATATTGTAATCCTGATCATGCGTATCAGATTGGTTTGTCGGGTTTTAATTATGAGGGAGTATGTGAAGGGACAGAGGAAGCCCAACGATTCCGAATGGAATGGCAACGTGGCTGGGCAGATTCAAATAATTAG
- the nagZ gene encoding beta-N-acetylhexosaminidase gives MGPLWVDVAGYELTAEDREILEHPTVGGLILFARNYHDSKQLSALNKAIRKAAKRSILIGVDQEGGRVQRFRDGFSIIPAAQEFATKNNGEQLAEQAGWLMAAELIAHDIDLSFAPVLDKGHDCKAIGNRAFGEDIETIVRHSSAFINGMKSVGMATTGKHFPGHGGVIADSHLETPYDPRDDIFETDMAIFKAQIEAGILDAMMPAHVVYSHYDDQPASGSQYWLQKVLKQELGFKGLVFSDDLTMEGAAIMGGPADRAKAALNAGCDMVLMCNKRDAQIEALDHLAIQDVPLAQSLLKKHSFDLSTLHSDTRWKEASETIKRMLGSE, from the coding sequence ATGGGACCGTTGTGGGTTGATGTTGCTGGCTACGAGCTGACCGCTGAAGACAGAGAAATTTTAGAGCATCCAACGGTTGGGGGCCTCATCCTATTTGCTAGAAATTATCACGATAGCAAACAACTGTCAGCGTTGAATAAAGCGATCCGCAAGGCTGCAAAACGCTCAATACTGATCGGGGTTGATCAAGAAGGTGGTCGAGTACAGCGTTTTCGCGACGGTTTTTCGATTATCCCAGCCGCTCAAGAATTTGCGACAAAGAATAATGGTGAGCAATTAGCAGAGCAGGCTGGCTGGTTGATGGCTGCGGAGCTGATTGCCCACGATATTGATCTGAGTTTTGCGCCTGTATTGGACAAAGGCCACGACTGCAAAGCGATTGGAAATCGAGCGTTTGGTGAAGATATTGAGACCATTGTTCGTCATAGTAGTGCATTCATTAACGGTATGAAGTCGGTTGGAATGGCGACAACAGGAAAGCACTTTCCTGGACATGGCGGTGTGATTGCGGACTCCCACTTAGAAACCCCTTACGATCCAAGAGACGACATCTTCGAAACGGATATGGCAATATTTAAAGCACAAATTGAAGCCGGGATATTAGATGCAATGATGCCTGCTCATGTGGTTTATTCTCACTACGATGATCAGCCTGCGAGTGGCTCTCAATATTGGTTACAGAAGGTGTTGAAGCAAGAGTTAGGTTTTAAAGGCTTGGTTTTCTCTGATGACTTAACGATGGAAGGTGCCGCTATTATGGGCGGGCCGGCTGACAGAGCAAAAGCGGCCTTGAATGCGGGTTGCGATATGGTGTTGATGTGTAATAAGCGAGATGCACAAATTGAAGCTCTTGATCACTTAGCGATACAAGACGTGCCTTTAGCACAATCATTGCTTAAAAAACACAGCTTTGATTTATCTACACTTCACTCAGATACTAGATGGAAAGAGGCCTCAGAGACGATTAAGCGAATGCTTGGCAGTGAGTGA
- a CDS encoding carbon starvation CstA family protein encodes MMWFLTCVAALIGGYFIYGAFIEKVFGINENRPTPAITKQDGVDYVPMSTKKVYLVQLLNIAGVGPIFGPIMGALYGPAAMLWIVIGCIFAGAVHDYFSGMLSIRNGGASVPTITGRYLGNGAKHFMNIFAIILLLLVGVVFVSAPAGMITTLVNDQTDIAMSMTTMVIIIFAYYILATVVPVDKIIGRFYPFFGALLIFMSVGLITAIGLSDEHTILGGYEVSDMFTNMNPNDLPLWPALFITIACGAISGFHATQSPLMARCMENEKNGRFVFYGAMIGEGIIALIWCALALSFFGSVDSLAEAIKNGGPGNVVYSASFGLLGVFGGVLAFLGVVILPITSGDTAFRSSRLILAEYFNMEQKTLRNRLFMALPLFVLGGILTQVDFGIIWRYFGFANQSTAVMMLWTASAYLLRHNKLHWVATVPAIFMTTVCVTFILSNSQLGFGLPMTVSTIAGIVTALSVTAYVIKRSKGKGDDFADEDETSDKTKAVTETA; translated from the coding sequence ATGATGTGGTTTCTAACTTGTGTGGCCGCACTAATCGGTGGCTATTTTATTTACGGTGCTTTCATTGAGAAAGTATTTGGTATTAATGAAAACCGCCCTACACCAGCAATAACAAAACAAGATGGTGTGGATTACGTACCAATGTCGACCAAGAAAGTCTATTTGGTTCAGCTACTCAACATTGCAGGCGTTGGTCCAATTTTCGGCCCTATCATGGGTGCGCTTTACGGCCCCGCGGCAATGCTATGGATTGTCATTGGTTGTATCTTTGCCGGTGCCGTTCATGACTACTTCTCAGGTATGCTCTCTATTCGAAATGGCGGCGCATCAGTACCTACCATCACAGGTCGATACCTAGGCAATGGCGCAAAACATTTCATGAACATTTTTGCCATTATTCTACTTCTACTTGTTGGTGTGGTTTTCGTTTCAGCGCCTGCTGGCATGATCACTACTTTAGTTAACGATCAAACTGATATCGCTATGTCGATGACAACGATGGTCATCATTATCTTCGCTTACTACATTCTAGCTACCGTGGTTCCGGTAGACAAAATTATTGGCCGTTTCTACCCATTCTTTGGTGCACTGCTGATTTTCATGTCTGTCGGTCTTATCACTGCCATTGGCTTATCAGATGAACATACGATTTTAGGCGGCTATGAAGTGAGCGACATGTTCACAAATATGAACCCTAACGATCTGCCACTTTGGCCTGCTCTATTCATCACTATCGCTTGTGGTGCAATCTCTGGCTTCCACGCTACCCAATCTCCTTTGATGGCGCGCTGCATGGAAAACGAAAAGAATGGTCGCTTTGTCTTCTACGGAGCAATGATTGGTGAAGGCATTATCGCGCTGATCTGGTGTGCACTTGCCTTGTCTTTCTTCGGCTCAGTAGATTCTCTTGCAGAAGCGATTAAGAATGGCGGTCCGGGTAACGTCGTGTACAGCGCTTCATTTGGTCTGCTTGGTGTATTTGGTGGCGTGTTGGCTTTCCTTGGTGTGGTCATTTTACCTATCACTTCTGGCGATACCGCTTTCCGTTCAAGCCGTTTGATTTTGGCTGAATACTTCAACATGGAACAGAAAACACTGCGTAACCGTCTATTTATGGCACTGCCTCTGTTTGTTCTTGGTGGAATCTTAACTCAAGTTGATTTCGGTATAATCTGGCGCTACTTCGGTTTTGCTAACCAATCGACAGCAGTGATGATGCTATGGACGGCTTCAGCTTACCTACTACGCCACAATAAACTGCATTGGGTTGCGACGGTCCCAGCGATATTTATGACCACTGTTTGTGTGACCTTTATTCTAAGCAATAGCCAACTCGGTTTCGGCTTACCAATGACGGTTTCAACCATTGCAGGGATTGTGACGGCACTATCCGTTACTGCTTATGTGATTAAACGTTCAAAAGGCAAAGGTGACGACTTTGCTGATGAAGATGAAACATCCGATAAAACTAAAGCTGTCACTGAAACAGCGTAA
- a CDS encoding anhydro-N-acetylmuramic acid kinase has protein sequence MDHKELYIGVMSGTSMDGVDTALVSIEGTNITLLAHDEFPMPSELKERLLKVCIGQKTDLIAIGELDHQLGHLFADAVLQLLEKSNTLASAVTAIGNHGQTVFHQPTGDAPFTMQLGDANIISARTNISTVADFRRKDMALGGQGAPLVPAFHQHIFSTQDSTVVVLNIGGISNISVLPAQLNPEHPSDINFEPSVIGYDTGPGNMLMDAWIKKQRGEQYDHDGQYAQSGQVSEPLLNQLLSDDYFTQAAPKSTGRERFNLPWLELQLAHHSLTGEDVQATLLEFTAVSIANEVLRYQVGNKPELLVCGGGVRNTFLMARLQQLLPNWIVASTQTKGIDSDYMEAMAFAWLAHQRIHGLPSNLPQVTGASRLASLGVIYPIDPCHVD, from the coding sequence ATAGATCATAAAGAACTTTATATTGGCGTGATGTCTGGAACGAGTATGGACGGTGTTGATACAGCTTTAGTTTCCATTGAGGGTACTAACATCACTCTACTCGCGCATGATGAATTTCCTATGCCAAGCGAACTGAAAGAACGTCTTCTTAAAGTCTGTATTGGGCAAAAAACCGATCTGATTGCGATTGGCGAGTTGGACCACCAGCTTGGTCACCTATTTGCCGATGCCGTACTGCAACTCCTCGAAAAATCGAACACTCTGGCCTCTGCGGTCACTGCCATTGGTAACCATGGGCAGACCGTGTTTCACCAGCCAACGGGTGATGCTCCATTTACCATGCAACTCGGTGATGCCAATATTATTTCGGCACGGACAAATATTTCGACTGTGGCTGACTTTCGCCGTAAAGATATGGCCTTAGGAGGGCAAGGTGCTCCACTGGTTCCGGCCTTTCATCAGCATATTTTCAGCACACAAGATTCAACGGTCGTGGTTCTGAATATCGGCGGTATTTCAAATATTTCCGTACTTCCAGCGCAATTAAACCCTGAACATCCGAGTGACATCAATTTTGAGCCTAGCGTTATTGGATATGATACAGGTCCTGGCAATATGCTTATGGATGCATGGATTAAAAAGCAGCGCGGGGAGCAATATGATCATGATGGGCAATATGCTCAAAGTGGGCAAGTCAGTGAACCATTACTAAACCAACTGTTAAGTGATGATTATTTCACTCAAGCCGCGCCCAAAAGTACCGGAAGAGAGCGGTTTAATTTACCTTGGTTAGAATTACAATTAGCCCACCACTCACTTACGGGTGAAGATGTACAAGCAACACTACTGGAGTTCACTGCGGTTTCAATTGCCAATGAAGTGTTGCGTTATCAAGTAGGAAATAAGCCCGAACTGTTAGTTTGTGGCGGTGGCGTAAGAAATACGTTTCTCATGGCTCGCCTGCAACAGTTGCTTCCAAATTGGATAGTAGCTTCGACACAAACTAAAGGTATTGATAGTGACTATATGGAAGCGATGGCTTTCGCATGGTTAGCTCATCAACGCATTCATGGCTTACCAAGCAACTTGCCACAAGTAACAGGAGCAAGCCGACTTGCTTCTCTCGGGGTAATTTACCCTATCGATCCCTGTCATGTGGATTAA
- the murQ gene encoding N-acetylmuramic acid 6-phosphate etherase, giving the protein MTNDALLSALSQLVSEGRNPETMDIDLLSAHEIIQRINQQDKQVPIAVEKVIPEIAQAVEKITAAFKSGGRLIYMGAGTSGRLGVLDASECPPTFGVSDQMVIGLIAGGPKAILKAQEGAEDSLELGEQDLKNIQFNTNDVVVGIAASGRTPYVIGALEYANDIGATTVALSCNPNSPIADIANIAICPVVGPEVLTGSTRLKSGTAQKLVLNMLTTASMIRLGKSYQNLMVDVKATNEKLVARAVRIVMQATDCPKSLAVITLKHTDYDVKLAILMILTDLNLDEAKEQLSHQQGFLRKAVEQSK; this is encoded by the coding sequence ATGACAAACGACGCTCTACTTTCAGCGCTTTCACAATTAGTGTCTGAAGGACGTAACCCTGAGACCATGGATATCGATTTGCTTTCGGCGCATGAAATCATCCAACGGATCAATCAACAAGATAAACAAGTTCCCATCGCGGTCGAAAAAGTGATTCCAGAGATCGCGCAAGCCGTTGAAAAAATTACTGCTGCTTTCAAATCTGGCGGGCGTTTGATCTACATGGGAGCCGGAACCAGTGGCCGCTTAGGCGTGCTCGATGCTTCGGAGTGCCCACCCACTTTTGGCGTGTCAGATCAAATGGTGATCGGTTTAATTGCCGGTGGTCCAAAAGCCATTCTAAAAGCGCAAGAAGGGGCGGAAGATTCACTGGAACTCGGAGAACAAGATCTCAAAAACATCCAATTTAATACCAACGATGTTGTGGTTGGGATCGCGGCAAGTGGTCGCACACCTTATGTGATTGGGGCTTTGGAGTACGCGAATGACATTGGAGCCACAACTGTTGCACTCTCTTGCAACCCAAACTCTCCTATCGCGGATATCGCCAACATCGCGATTTGCCCAGTCGTAGGCCCAGAAGTACTGACAGGTTCGACGCGTTTGAAATCTGGAACCGCACAAAAACTCGTACTGAATATGCTCACGACCGCCAGTATGATCCGCTTAGGTAAAAGTTATCAGAACTTGATGGTCGACGTGAAGGCAACAAATGAGAAGTTAGTTGCGCGCGCCGTCAGGATTGTCATGCAAGCGACCGACTGCCCAAAATCATTAGCTGTGATTACACTGAAACACACAGACTATGATGTAAAACTGGCAATATTGATGATCTTAACGGATCTCAACTTAGACGAAGCGAAAGAACAATTAAGCCATCAACAAGGGTTCTTACGTAAAGCGGTAGAGCAATCTAAATAA